In Callospermophilus lateralis isolate mCalLat2 chromosome 4, mCalLat2.hap1, whole genome shotgun sequence, one genomic interval encodes:
- the LOC143396965 gene encoding olfactory receptor 6C70-like: MKNHSRQIEFILLGLTDNSQLQIVIFLFLLLNYMLSIMGNLTITVLTLLDSHLKTPMYFFLRNFSFLEISFTTTCIPKFLITIVTREKTISYNDCISQLFFYIFLGTTEFFLLATMSYDRYVAICKPLHYTSIMNNKVCLQLVLGSWATGFLVVFPPPILGLDLDFCSSNIIDHFLCDISPVLQLSCSDTHLLELIAFFIAMVTLIVTLLLVILSYAHIIKTILKFPSAQQKKKAFSTCSSHIIVVSITYCSCIFIYIKPSSNERVTLCKWIAVLNTSVAPMLNPFIYTLRNQQVKQAFRTGFKKILTALEK, encoded by the coding sequence ATGAAGAACCATTCAAGACAGATAGAATTCATCCTCCTAGGATTGACAGATAATTCACAGTTACAGattgtgatttttttatttctacttttaaatTACATGTTGAGTATAATGGGAAACTTGACCATCACTGTTCTCACTCTGCTAGATTCCCATCTCAAGACTCCAATGTACTTTTTCCTCCGTAATTTCTCTTTCCTGGAAATTTCATTCACAACTACATGCATCCCCAAATTCCTAATCACCATTGTAACTAGAGAAAAGACTATTTCTTATAATGATTGCATATCTCAGTTGTTTTTTTACATATTCTTGGGgactacagaattttttcttctggctaCCATGTCCTATGACCGCTACGTTGCCATCTGCAAACCCTTGCATTATACATCCATCATGAACAACAAAGTTTGCCTTCAGCTTGTCCTGGGTTCTTGGGCAACAGGATTCCTGGTTGTTTTTCCTCCTCCGATTTTGGGTCTTGACTTGGATTTCTGTTCTTCAAATATTATTGATCATTTCCTTTGTGACATTTCTCCTGTATTACAGCTTTCTTGCTCAGACACACATTTACTAGAACTGATAGCTTTTTTCATAGCTATGGTAACACTCATTGTCACATTATTATTAGTGATTCTTTCCTATGCTCACATCATCAAGACAATTCTCAAATTCCCTTCagctcagcaaaagaaaaaagccTTTTCCACTTGCTCTTCTCACATTATTGTTGTCTCCATCACTTATTGCAGCTGCATATTCATCTACATAAAGCCATCATCAAATGAAAGAGTTACTTTATGCAAATGGATAGCTGTGCTTAACACTTCAGTTGCCCCTATGTTGAATCCATTCATTTACACTCTAAGGAATCAGCAAGTGAAACAAGCCTTCAGAACAGGATTTAAAAAGATACTTactgctttagaaaaataa